Genomic DNA from Corylus avellana chromosome ca4, CavTom2PMs-1.0:
TAATCTAAATGGAACCAACAAAATAATCAAGCTTTGTGGCAACCTAAAATCTTATCCTAGTGAAAAGATTGACATAAAGCCTTAATGCCTACCTTTGGCTCAAGTAATATTTTGTCGAACTCGAAAGTGTCCAAAGTAAGCAGGGTTGCTGGAAGCTTTACtgcaaaagatttttttttacttccttGGAGTCAATGttccaaaattgaaaaataagtcGGCCACATAGCTGCCGATTctaatacaaaaatgaagaattCGAGAAATGTAATAAAGAAATTTCATCAATGCTATTGATAAGTCATATTTTTAATAGTAATTGTATTATACAAATTGAATGTCTTGTAAGAAAACGTTATTTACTCTATACCTTGCCCAGATGGTACAATAATTTGCTCTTGGAAACCACACAGCAGTTTAATCAACCTAATTGTGTCCAAAAATTCAACTTATTAGTCTACACTTAGTTAAATGTTCTTTAATTCATTACAATATTCGCGTTGCTTACCTTGTTTCTGAGATGGAAACTTCTCTGCCGGGCattgaaattaaattacaaatgagTTAAATTgttcataaaataaatctaacatgttAAATGGGAGAATACCTTCGACCTCCTCCACCAGTAATATCCCAGATCTTAATGAAAAAACATTTCAGCCTCTTCGAATATATGAATTCTGGCAAATCTATATGAATAATTTTTAGTGTCGGTTCTAAGATATCATATTAATGGAAGTTTGAAATACAATATTGCATCTTACCATTGGTCTAAttgtttaatattttcatattccGGTCGGCAGGTGATTCATCTACGATTGGCACTTGTAGGTCATAATTTTGACTTGTGATATTATCTTAGatacttgtttttattattattattattttattattattattagatttggcAAAGTTCTTAAATTTCTAGAAGTTATTGAGATCTCGAGATCTCGAGATCTCCAAATTTAatatctcaatatctcaaaatcTCGATTTCTCAAACCAGcttggaagaaatttctatcatttttttaatattttaatagtactTTATTACAATTTCACTAATTTAGGaaaccaaacattaattttttagaaatcaaAAAATGTTGAATAACCTATTTTAACCTATTTTCAATAGCCATGAAATGCAATAAGCTGTCGGAGTGTCGATGACATACTTAAAAAGCAGGTAAGCAtctcaaatattttgattaaccAAACTACCTTTAACTAAGATTAGACTaataaattaagtttttataccATTAGGTTGGCTGAACAGATGCATACTTTTGATGCACTGAACAACATACTTCTTCCATTAAATTATAAGGTGCATCAATAACAGTTTGTACaacatataattattataaaataaaataaaataaataattgatggGGTCAATTCTCACATTCCTCTTTGTTGTCTGTTGTATTAGCATGATGAGCTGATAGCTCATCTATACGTCCAATTCTGGGACTAAGTTTAAGTTAAGTAAAATTTaagcatgatatctactcttGAGTATTGACAAGACTGAAACAGGCTGATCGTGATATTGATTTAAAACTTGTTCATGGGGAGAGGCCAACCGTTGACCTTCGAGCAACCCAAGTTGAATGGAATGCTTTGGAGTTCGATGAAATAGCAATGAAGGCGAAGGTAGGTAATAGGGCACTAAAGCTttatgttaatttcttaatttattattttgtttgttccACTCAGAATACAACAAAGTATGCATATATCAGAAAATATAAGGAACACAATATGCTGCTGAAGAGTTATAAGCAAGGTaactcaaaaaatatttttcatataagaatcattaaaaaattaggatattaatgaatttaatataatgaaataaatttttcagACATCGAAAATACACCGGATTTATCATCGAGTAAGTTGAGATTGTTAAACTGAAAAACATATATGAAACTATATCTTAACCGCAACATTTTTTTGATACTATAGGTAGATGGAGTCTTTTATAACGACATTACCTTATGAAGGGATGAGCTCAGATGAAGAGATGAGCTCGGATGAAGAGGCTTTCcaactttgtgagcaaatgaTTCGACggaatataaaagaaattgagagagatAATATACTTTATCGTCTCTTTCATAAGAAGAATGTCaagatttaaaattgaaatgCCCGAAATGATGTGATTTCACACACTGCCTACCTTTACTTTCTATGCTTTGGATTTTGGCAAGTGCTAAACAGTGAAGTcattgtttattttaaaaattgaaagactCGAGATGATGTGATCACAATGATGTGTCCTTTAAAACGGACTCGAAACACATAACAAATTTAATTGAGAATGGACATATGGCTAAGAATGCATATCCTACAGATATACTTGAGTATGTATCTTTCTCTATAGCTGAATTGTAAGAGAGGGGTCAGCGACTTATATATGTTTGCCGCAGCAGACTTATTGTTAAGTACTCAAGAATTATGGGTTTGTCAAACATACCAATCCAAAGAAcaaacttattattattattttatttatttattttttacaacatagtcaacaaaataaacaagaaaaagtCCACAAGACCATTTGGATCAAACACTAGCATAAGTCGgtgactctaataccatgttaaattactacttgtcttaaaagcttaaaattatagAAACTAGGAAGAAATAGatgtaatcatttaatcaaataatttaattattaacatCTTAAACTTGTATGAAATTTTATCCTCATCTCCTCATTTTGGGATATTGGAAGTTATTGGAGTATTATATGAAATGTCATCAAATGCAGGCAGGTTGAGATATTACCTTATTCGTAATCAAGGAGGAAATTTCAAAATATCAGAATAAGGTCAGAGATTAGtcaccaaagagaaaaatttcaaatgtCAAAATATTGAGTTGTAATTTCAAATGTCAAAATATGGAGTTGTAACTTCAAACTTCAAGTATTGATTCTGTGATTTGTTTCATGAGATGAGAATGGAAAAAAACcgtttttgttatatatatatataatacacttGAAGGTAATGTATTGAATTGGTATTTTCCATTTGAATGACATCGATAACACTTAACATTCAGCTGTACATTTGTGGTAAGCTAATAATTCATACTCAATacgatttgaaaaatatatatttaattcaaaaaagaaagaaaaaaaaacctaagtGACAAAATTGCAAATAATGAATAAATGGACTTAATGATTTGAATTAATACATTGATCAGGTAGCCTACAGTTGTACTGGTTTATTTTGGCCAACCAAATGTTTTCCCAAATTTCTAAAATTAGTTTTCTATTTAAGAATGGGCACAAAAAAATGGGCTTCCGTTAAAATTGTCCATTATGCCTCAAGCCTCACAAACAAATGATCATGTTAAGCCTTATCATTAATAAGCTGCAAGCTTAAAACTACGTGGTAAACCTAATCTTGTTTTGCAGACAAAAACTTATGTAGGAGAACCCACCTCATATCCGATGAACAAGTATAAAAGCAAGCAGAAAATACATCCAAGATATATAGAATCAAGAGTTACATGTTTTAATacttttacttaaaaaatcataaatagaatcccatcccatatatatatatattaaaaaaaaaaaaatcatgttaaGCTTTGATACAGTCCAAGTATGCTTGAGAATGAGATCATAATACATGCAAAATGCACTCTGAGAGGCAAGATATTATTCTAAAAACGAAATTTGGTTAGGAATAATTTCAATTCTCATATACTTGCAATTAAGAAATGTCAATTAGTAATTACATGTCTTAGGTCCTTGGGGATGAAAGATCACATGGGTAATGGTAAATTGCACGAGGAATAAttacattaattgttttttcctttttagctacaaaatatttacaaataaaatatggGGAAAGTAGTACCGTACACGGATCTTCCTATACGGTTTCCAGTTTCTCCTTTTCAAATATATTGTGTGCATGGTACCCAACAATCTATGAGAGTTTTGCTTCATCGTGAAGTTGGTTTTGtccaaaaatcataaatataaattagaatCTCCACAACGTTATGTCGGAAAACCATGAACCAATTAGAACCGccacagttaaaaaaaaaaaaattaaataaaaaaattgacgagacaaataaataaataaaagagctGTTTCTAGTGATACAAAAGTAGGGAGGAAAAATTAGTAGGAATAAACATTATTACCATGGACCAGAGCGGTGGTTTGGTAGTTctaaagtaatttttaaatagtTAAGAAGTAATAAGGTGAAGATTTGATTGCTGCAATGAGAATTTCGAAACTTGATTAGTCTATtgggctgtgtttggcaaaggagtgggTCGGACCGgacccaaaatttcaaaaaattcttctcaaaatcaacctcaacattcttattttttatatcacatcaattattactattcaaataaaaaaaaaaatcattacaaaacaaaatttttcacttttttatacaaaacattcttactttttttttttttttttttcacatcaatcaaatctgctacagttccGGTCCACTTCTTAAGTCTACTCATTTGTCAAACATAGCCTTGATGTCCTGATAGAGCTTTGACTTAATTGAACTTGGGTTTTACTGAAGGCTTGTTATTCCTGCCGTTTAGGTCTCACACTTTTAGTTGAAAGTTTTCTTTTGAtcaaaaaagcataaaaaatcaGCATCCAATCTCCTTGGAGAGGAACAAATACCTCTAGTTGATATCGTTATAATCGCTGGCTCTCATGAGATGAATTCTCATTCTTTGTCGTTGCAATAGATGCTTCCTCTTTTTTCATGTTGGTGTATGTATCTCCCCGGCCACCTCTCATTTTCAAGTCATCTCATTTGAATTGTGAACTGTATATAGAATCCAATTTCCTTGGTCCAGGTAGTTAGTTGGAAGTGCGTTTAATATACAGCTTCACttcctttattgtcatttacTTTTATACCCATTCTAACGtctataaataaacaattccctCTTACGTTCATTACAAGTTAATCTTTAACCTAAAGGCTCATCTTATTCGAAGTGAAACACTTCAAATATTCTACCCCGCTTCACCTTCTTTTCCTCCACACGCATGCTCCACTTCACCCATTGGGAACATtattttacgaaaattaaataaaatttttctaatcaaccaaaaatgtttttattttttatttgatcaCGATTTTCTTCAACGAGAAGTGGCAGAGGGAAGCATACTACTCGCCATGTTTCTCTGCTTCCGTTGTCAGGAGGGGGTTACCTTGCTGATACTTCTGGGTTTAACCAGCCTAGTTTGATGAAAGTAACAAAACAATCTCTCGCTCAAGCTTTCCTTGAGGTTTGTGCTGTTTATTAAGCATTATGTACTTTGTTTGATTCATTTACATAAGTTTCTTGATGTGGCATTTGTCTGTTTCAATTAATAATCACTTTTTAGCTCCTCTCTTCAGATCCGGAAAGTGCTCAGTGACGGGCCTGATAAATGTTCATTCAATGATTGCTTGCATCTCGGTGAACTAGGGTGTATTGTGAAAGCAGATTGGGAGAGATGCCCATACTATTTTCAGCTTCTTGATGAGATAAGAATCAGGGAAGAATTCCAGCTCAGGACCTTTGGAACCAAAAGAGAGGGTGATTTGAGGTGTGTCAGATTATATATGGAGCATGTTAGTTGCACATTTTTCATCTCTTCATGCTTGCTTACCTATGAAGTTTGATAATTTTTGGAGTACAGATCTCGTCTGGATCAGTTTGTAATGATCCTTGTGAAATCGctattttttcaattatatgttttaaaatcgttattttgtCAATTACTCATTTTGAAACAGTAAATCTAAATGGACTTAAAAATGAGTCAATTTGTTTGTAGGTACAAGATGGGAGATATGGGTGTTCAGCAAGCAGAACCGCGGTTGGAGCCTAAGAAGCATAGGAGAAAATCTCGTAAGAGCATCAACCAATCAATTATAGATGAGTTGGATGAGCTGGAGGACGATGACGACGACTTGGAAGtggaaaaatgatcattttttaagAGCAATGAGGAATAAAAACCAGTAAGATTAGGAAGTTGTCTGCCTCCAATCTAATATTGTAAATAATAAGTTTCCTAACCCTTCTTTTGTCTCAGAGGTTAAGATACATTCATCAGTACAGATTACAACGTGCGACTAATTTGATTTCTCTTTCTGATTAGCTGGGGGGTAATACTTGTTTGATGGCAGCTAATCAGATTTGACATAAGAACTAATCCACTAATTCCAATATTCTTCACTTTCTGCATGCTTGACCCTCGAATTGTATCTGATGCCGATCTTTGTATATGGAACTTTTTATGATTTTGCTAAAGTATTCTTGAATGGGCCAGCGATAATCAAGTCTTTTAATCATGAAAGAGAGTGGCTACTAAAGGCTTACTGAAAGTGGCATATAATTAAGTcttaacatgaaattagcaTGTTAGAATTTAAGGGCATGACtcgattaattaaataaatcaaattaaaatttatctaTACAAATCTTATAATTATGTCTCGAAATTGAACACGAATCGTCACCCTTACATATATAACCCATTTTAGGAAGGAGGTATTTTTGTTGCACACAGAACTTGAATCGGAAGCTTTAGCCAAcataaatcaaaatttgttCCTCAGCAACATCGGTGAAGCAGGAATAAACCAACAAGCTCAGATGTAGAGAAGATAAGCACATTAACTTTAGTAACCGACTAGATGTGTAAATATTTTGTAATTCACTTGAACTTAATGCACTTATCTCTGAAATTCGTAGGATTTTCAGAAACATATACAACTGTTTCCATACAACCAAGAGACCCTTCCTCAATGCTCTGCAAAGGTAGGTCCCTGCTGCAACAGAAGTAGCAAGCTAGCAGCAGCTATTTCGGGAGGAACAGAAGGTGAGTCTCTTTCCATGTTGATAtctattattattgttgtcaACACAAAAAACATATACCTATTTGCAAAGCTAAGATGAGTATAACAAGAACAATGACATTGTCGCCATAGAGAAGTTAATGGTGAACCGACCAATGGCAGCCATCGCTCTGAAGTTACGCGTTCACATGCCTATTACTGTTGTCATTAATCTACAGATGAGCCATCATGCTTCTACCGCACATGGTCAATACTAGGGCAAGAACTTGCCATGTATTATCCAAATTAAGAAGGGTGCAATATAATCCAATTCTTAATGTTTCACACAGCGCATGCACTTCAAGATTACATCCAACAAAATGGCTACACTTTAAGCTTCCAAGAAAGCACCCAAAACTGATGGGCACATTCAGTCTAGGAGCACGGTTAACTCTGTGACATTGGGCAAGTAGAGAAGCCAATGAGCAAACACAGGCATCAGGCATCCTTGACTCATCATTGTTTACATAAGACCTCGCTGCTTTCCTAAAGCAAAAAAGACACCTAACACATCATCCTAGTAGGTGACTCAAGCAACCATCCTCTTACAAAATGACTCATAATCTCCTTGCAGCCAAAGCTCAACAGGGGATAGATTTGCTTTTGGAGAGTTCGACACGTATCAATTTTGTGATCAGTAAGTTAAACACACCACACCAGGAGATCTAACCCCCCACGACCTCAGCCTCCCACACCCTCAAACTACAGCCATTTGGTGAGTTGGAGACCCTATCAATAGTCTACCTAGTCTTTATCTCAACAACAATCTAAACAACCAACCACAACATCCAAACCGAAAAATAGGTAGAAcattataaatctttttttttttgccccctTAATGACGTGGAATCTCACCAAGGCAAGGCCCTTCGGGCCTACCCCTGGGTTTATACACAACCCCAAACCCCACATGCTAGAACCGTGTATCCTGTAATACAGGAAAACTCCTAATGCAAAATCGAACTCAGAGTCTACGGCTCACGCAAGCCAACCCTTTGACCAGTACGCTGCACCCTCACGGGTATAACAGTATAAatcttaaaaacataaaaccGATACCTCAAGTCATATTTCTAACTACCATGGGAATCAAGTCTTCAATAGGCAATCAACCCAGAGCTTGACTATTTACATAGATGTATCAGATGTATCAGAGTTCGACACGTATCAATTTTGTGATCAGTAAGTTAAACACACCACACCAGGAGATCTAACCCCCCACGACCTCAGCCTCCCACACCCTCAAACTACAGCCATTTGGTGAGTTGGAGACCCTATCAATAATCTACCTAGTCTTTATCTCAACAACAATCTAAACAACCAACCACAACATCCCAACCGAAAAATAGGTAGAAcattataaatctttttttttttttgccccctTAATGACGTGGAATCTCACCAAGGCAAGGCCCTTCGGGCCTACCCCTGGGTTTATACACAACCCCAAACCCCACATGCTAGAACCGTGTATCCTGTAATACAGGAAAACTCCTAATGCAAAATCGAACTTAGAGTCTACGGCTCACGCAAGCCAACCCTTTGACCAGTATGCTGCACCCTCACGGGTATAACAGTATAAATCTTAAAACATAAAACCGATACCTCAAGTCATATTTCTAACTACCATGGGAATCAAGTCTTCAATAGGCAATCAACGCAGAGCTTGACTATTTACATAGATGTATCAGATGGAGCACATCTATAGTTTTGTCAAAATTATGACCGAGTAGATGGCAAAAGCCACAAAAAATTCACTTCCTCCTTTACccagagaaacaaaacaaaaagaagggagagagaggaatCTCTCGAAATTAGCAAATCAGTAAATGTAAAACAGTATCAAAACCgatcaaaaccaaaagaaaattctttctaCCCATTGTCTAAAGGTTCCAAATTCAAGGGCAATCGAGTACACTGTATTATCCAATTTTAGAAAAGCACATCACAAGAACATTGACTTTTGAATCCTAGCAAACGCCAATACTAAGATCATCAGCCCAACTGACCTACTTCTTGGCGGGTTTCTTCTTGGAATTCACGGCTTGCTGCGGCTTCGGATGCTTCTCGGCCTCGCTTGGGTCCAACCAATTGAGTGGGTGGCGATTGAAGAAGGGCCAATTGGGGACCGTCACCAATGTGGTCAGAACCAAACCCCCAGCAAATATTAGGATCATCATCTGGAACGATCCTAATATATATCCCGTTGCGAACGCCACCACTGCGAATGCCAATAGCAGTATTTGCATCAGCTGCTCCGCTAGCTTTTGCCCTTGCCAATCCATCTAACCAGAATCCAAGAACAAGTTAAATGTATAAATTGCCAGATTCTGTCTTAAAACTCTAGATCATCAATCTAATTGATATAGGAACAAAACTTTACGCAGGGAGAAGCTTGGAGTGAAACCCTAGGTGTCCGTTTGGTTTTTACGTTCTACGAGGGTAACCTAGAAGCTTAAAGCTCCGATTAAGTCGATTCAATAGCTGAAGACTTTGAATTAAGTTGTTTTTTTCAGTTCAACAGAACCCAGGAATGGGATATATGGTGAGACAATCTCACTTTTTGTTGCAGTTTTCCTTCGATTTCAAATCAACCAAACAGAATgtgagggagagaaagagagatgtaCCTGACCGAGAAtgtgaagagaagaaaatgtgaTGTTCGAGCGAGAAAGAGCATAATGAGCACGGTTCAGAAACTACTTATACTGGCCTATTGGGGTTTTGGGTTAAATGGAACGCAGTGCATCTATGCTTCAGTTGGGATAAAAATATTGCATTTAAGGTcatgttcaaatatatatatatatatatataaaattgaaaaaaattcgAGTTCTATGGCCTTTTTTTCACTAGTAGTAGTCCAATTAGATTTTGAACAGTTTTTTTCCAAGCttattgaagtatatatatatatatttttagcaTATATTTTCACAATGCATAAAGAACACTTGGCAGGCAATTATGTAGATTATTCCTCTAACCCACTAGTTATATGTAACGTGGGAATAAGACTATAATTGATCACTTACTAGTTTTATAAGCAGGTTCAACCTTTGCGTCTATTGTGCAGAGAGAAGACAAAAATAGACTTGAGCCTTAGCTTGTTTACTGAATCACCACCAACTTTTGTTCGCATTGTTCGAGCATTCTCATTTGACAAAAATagccaaattttattttgattagcAAAAATTGCTTAGCCTAGATGCTAAAAAGGGAGTAAAGAAGCTCCATCCAATTcagcaatttaaaaaaaaaatatttgatggagaataaaaattaaattaaattaataaaagtgaatatatatatatatatatatatatataaaaaaaaataaagagccTGAAAGAGTTAATAgctacaatttttctttctttttttttctttttttcttcatctaaaatgaaagcaaaattaATCGAGTTACGTTACGAATGCGAATTGATCCTAGTTTTAAGCAAAGCCCAAATACAGAGGCCTAGACTGTAAAAGTGAAGGCTTTTAATTTAACTGGACTTTAAACTTTAAACTTGGATTGTAGGGCTTTACCACGTGGGTAGCCCTTCCGGAAATTCTC
This window encodes:
- the LOC132178484 gene encoding small ribosomal subunit biogenesis GTPase RsgA 1, mitochondrial-like — encoded protein: MAVGLKGILIDDMGLSRVTTKKVMEMMDVQADRDIDLKLVHGERPTVDLRATQVEWNALEFDEIAMKAKNTTNGRGKHTTRHVSLLPLSGGGYLADTSGFNQPSLMKVTKQSLAQAFLEIRKVLSDGPDKCSFNDCLHLGELGCIVKADWERCPYYFQLLDEIRIREEFQLRTFGTKREGDLRYKMGDMGVQQAEPRLEPKKHRRKSRKSINQSIIDELDELEDDDDDLEVEK